The following are encoded together in the Salvia hispanica cultivar TCC Black 2014 chromosome 6, UniMelb_Shisp_WGS_1.0, whole genome shotgun sequence genome:
- the LOC125194399 gene encoding auxin-induced protein PCNT115-like isoform X1: MGVNVPKIKLGSQGLEVSKQGLGCMGMSAFYGLPKPDADMIKLIHHAIESGVTFLDTSDLYGPHTNEILIGKALKGGMREKVQLATKFGIIYRDGKGEVRGDPAYVRSSCEASLKRLDVDCIDLYYVHRIDTRVPIEVTMGELKKLVEEGKIKYIGLSEASASTIRRAHAVHPITALQIEWSLFSRDVEEDLIPTCRELGIGIVPYSPLGRGFLSVGPKLLEEPSEGDLRKSYFPRFQGENLESNKLLYEKIREMATSKGCSPSQLALAWVHHQGDDVVPIPGTTKIDNFNDNVGALSVKLTPEEMSLLSSLAENVKGDRYITMASTWTNADTPPLESWKAEG; this comes from the exons ATGGGAGTAAACGTGCCCAAAATCAAGCTCGGATCGCAGGGCTTGGAGGTCTCCAAGCAAGGCCTCGGATGCATGGGTATGTCCGCCTTTTACGGGCTTCCCAAGCCCGACGCCGACATGATCAAGCTCATCCACCACGCCATCGAATCCGGCGTTACCTTTCTTGATACCTCCGACCTCTACGGTCCCCACACCAACGAGATCCTCATCGGAAAA GCTTTGAAAGGGGGGATGAGGGAGAAAGTGCAACTTGCTACTAAGTTCGGGATAATATACCGGGATGGGAAGGGTGAGGTACGTGGTGACCCAGCATATGTGAGGTCATCATGTGAGGCGAGCTTGAAGCGTCTTGATGTGGACTGCATTGATCTCTATTATGTTCATCGGATTGACACCCGTGTGCCCATAGAAGTCACT ATGGGGGAACTCAAGAAATTGGTCGAAGAAGGAAAGATAAAATACATTGGCCTCTCCGAGGCATCTGCTTCAACAATTAGAAGGGCTCATGCTGTCCATCCAATAACTGCCCTTCAAATCGAATGGTCATTGTTCTCAAGAGACGTGGAAGAAGACTTGATACCTACATGCAG AGAACTTGGTATTGGAATTGTCCCATATAGTCCACTTGGACGCGGCTTCCTTTCAGTAGGTCCAAAGCTGCTAGAGGAACCATCAGAGGGTGACCTTCGCAAG TCCTATTTTCCGAGGTTCCAGGGTGAAAATCTTGAAAGCAACAAGCTCTTATACGAAAAGATTCGTGAAATGGCTACAAGTAAAGGTTGCAGCCCATCCCAATTGGCGTTGGCTTGGGTTCATCACCAAGGAGATGATGTAGTTCCTATACCTGGCACCACCAAGATTGACAATTTCAACGACAATGTAGGAGCACTCTCTGTGAAACTAACTCCTGAAGAGATGAGCCTTCTATCTTCTTTGGCTGAGAATGTCAAAGGAGACAGATACATAACCATGGCGAGCACATGGACTAACGCAGACACGCCTCCGTTGGAATCGTGGAAAGCCGAGGGTTGA
- the LOC125194399 gene encoding auxin-induced protein PCNT115-like isoform X2, translated as MGVNVPKIKLGSQGLEVSKQGLGCMGMSAFYGLPKPDADMIKLIHHAIESGVTFLDTSDLYGPHTNEILIGKALKGGMREKVQLATKFGIIYRDGKGEVRGDPAYVRSSCEASLKRLDVDCIDLYYVHRIDTRVPIEVTMGELKKLVEEGKIKYIGLSEASASTIRRAHAVHPITALQIEWSLFSRDVEEDLIPTCRELGIGIVPYSPLGRGFLSVGPKLLEEPSEGDLRKCLFSEVPG; from the exons ATGGGAGTAAACGTGCCCAAAATCAAGCTCGGATCGCAGGGCTTGGAGGTCTCCAAGCAAGGCCTCGGATGCATGGGTATGTCCGCCTTTTACGGGCTTCCCAAGCCCGACGCCGACATGATCAAGCTCATCCACCACGCCATCGAATCCGGCGTTACCTTTCTTGATACCTCCGACCTCTACGGTCCCCACACCAACGAGATCCTCATCGGAAAA GCTTTGAAAGGGGGGATGAGGGAGAAAGTGCAACTTGCTACTAAGTTCGGGATAATATACCGGGATGGGAAGGGTGAGGTACGTGGTGACCCAGCATATGTGAGGTCATCATGTGAGGCGAGCTTGAAGCGTCTTGATGTGGACTGCATTGATCTCTATTATGTTCATCGGATTGACACCCGTGTGCCCATAGAAGTCACT ATGGGGGAACTCAAGAAATTGGTCGAAGAAGGAAAGATAAAATACATTGGCCTCTCCGAGGCATCTGCTTCAACAATTAGAAGGGCTCATGCTGTCCATCCAATAACTGCCCTTCAAATCGAATGGTCATTGTTCTCAAGAGACGTGGAAGAAGACTTGATACCTACATGCAG AGAACTTGGTATTGGAATTGTCCCATATAGTCCACTTGGACGCGGCTTCCTTTCAGTAGGTCCAAAGCTGCTAGAGGAACCATCAGAGGGTGACCTTCGCAAG